One stretch of Halobacillus litoralis DNA includes these proteins:
- a CDS encoding DUF2905 domain-containing protein, which translates to MTGFGKIFIVIGIVFILIGILWSIFGKLPGDLSFKKGNVTFYFPIMTSIIVSIVLSLIFYFIRKF; encoded by the coding sequence TTGACGGGCTTTGGTAAAATCTTTATTGTAATAGGGATTGTGTTCATATTGATCGGTATACTATGGAGTATATTTGGAAAATTACCAGGGGACCTTAGCTTTAAAAAAGGAAACGTTACGTTCTATTTTCCCATTATGACTTCCATTATTGTGAGCATTGTCCTTTCGTTAATTTTCTATTTCATAAGAAAATTTTGA
- the nadE gene encoding NAD(+) synthase, with translation MEQKVEKIVSWLQEKVKEAHVEGLVVGVSGGIDSAVVANLIKRAFPDNSLGVIMPCKSQSDDQVHAKSVVEACDLPIMTVDLTETHNVMFRTIKQQLNDAGSFNEEQEKLADANLRARLRMSTLYTIATNHKYLVVGTDNAAEWYTGYFTKFGDGGVDLVPISNLTKGEVREMAKYLGVPDEVIHKQPSAGLWEGQTDENEMGTSYDMIDRHLKGEEIPEEDRNIIEAMHKRSAHKRQMPPAPPK, from the coding sequence GTGGAACAGAAAGTTGAAAAAATCGTATCCTGGCTACAGGAAAAAGTCAAAGAGGCACATGTAGAAGGGTTAGTCGTCGGGGTCAGTGGTGGAATCGATTCCGCTGTCGTTGCCAACCTGATAAAGAGAGCATTCCCCGATAATTCTTTGGGTGTAATCATGCCATGTAAAAGTCAATCCGATGACCAAGTTCATGCAAAAAGCGTTGTGGAAGCATGTGACCTTCCAATAATGACCGTTGATTTAACGGAAACACACAACGTCATGTTCCGAACGATCAAACAGCAATTGAATGATGCTGGATCTTTCAATGAAGAACAAGAAAAGTTAGCTGATGCTAATTTGAGAGCCCGCCTACGAATGAGTACCCTCTATACAATTGCAACCAACCATAAATACTTAGTGGTTGGTACAGATAATGCAGCCGAATGGTACACCGGGTACTTCACGAAGTTTGGGGATGGAGGCGTGGATCTCGTTCCTATTTCCAACCTCACTAAAGGTGAAGTACGAGAAATGGCTAAATATTTGGGTGTACCTGATGAAGTGATCCATAAACAACCAAGTGCAGGATTGTGGGAAGGGCAGACAGATGAGAACGAAATGGGCACGAGTTATGATATGATTGATCGTCATTTGAAAGGGGAAGAAATCCCTGAAGAAGATCGAAATATTATTGAAGCGATGCACAAGCGCTCTGCGCACAAACGTCAAATGCCACCTGCGCCTCCGAAATAA
- the ruvA gene encoding Holliday junction branch migration protein RuvA yields MISYVKGQLTTLDEGSLTIETGGIGYEVLCANPYHFQDSMNKEVKVHTYHYIREDNQSLFGFKKKEDKQLFAQLLNVSGIGPKGALAILGTVSVPEFVSAIEQEDDKYLTKFPGVGKKTARQMILDLKGKLIVWLPDEDNEDTLFYQEDLTSKEKRAVVDDAIEALKALGYTEKEVKFVRTELEKAKHGSVDDYVRQGLQLLMKS; encoded by the coding sequence ATGATTAGTTACGTGAAAGGTCAATTGACGACACTCGATGAAGGGTCGTTGACAATAGAAACAGGCGGCATAGGATATGAAGTGCTATGCGCAAATCCATATCATTTTCAAGATTCGATGAACAAGGAAGTCAAAGTACATACGTACCATTATATAAGAGAAGATAATCAATCGCTTTTTGGATTCAAGAAAAAAGAAGACAAACAACTATTCGCTCAATTACTGAACGTTTCCGGGATTGGACCTAAAGGAGCTCTTGCTATTCTTGGAACCGTCAGCGTACCAGAATTCGTATCGGCCATTGAGCAGGAAGACGATAAATACTTAACGAAATTTCCGGGAGTAGGAAAGAAGACAGCTCGTCAGATGATCCTTGACTTGAAAGGGAAACTTATTGTCTGGCTTCCTGATGAAGATAATGAGGACACCCTTTTCTATCAGGAAGATTTAACATCGAAAGAGAAAAGGGCTGTAGTGGACGACGCAATTGAAGCGTTGAAGGCTTTAGGTTATACAGAAAAAGAAGTGAAGTTTGTCCGTACAGAACTTGAAAAAGCCAAACATGGCAGCGTGGATGATTATGTCAGACAAGGGCTGCAACTATTGATGAAATCTTAA
- a CDS encoding YhcN/YlaJ family sporulation lipoprotein, translated as MWKIVSILMLTSLFMFACQADETAEPKEEESSPYQPLGYAQDGAIERRGQIPTGKDSYFKRTAEEEFRNAKYGETNRSHDNDFNNEDAMAVVEKVNELKEITMTQAYSTDERMYVAVMINPYDLRDKSIPEKIEAKVKQVTDKDLIVYTNNNSWDEMKNFNARESEAPDKIRQRFRNFFNQQ; from the coding sequence ATGTGGAAAATTGTTAGTATTCTTATGTTGACCTCGTTATTCATGTTCGCATGTCAGGCGGATGAAACCGCGGAACCGAAAGAAGAAGAATCTTCCCCTTATCAACCTCTTGGTTATGCACAAGATGGAGCCATTGAAAGACGGGGGCAGATTCCTACAGGGAAAGACAGTTATTTCAAACGTACAGCAGAGGAAGAGTTCAGAAATGCGAAGTATGGCGAAACCAATCGTTCCCACGACAATGATTTTAATAACGAAGATGCCATGGCAGTTGTGGAGAAAGTCAATGAACTAAAAGAAATTACGATGACTCAAGCCTATTCGACCGATGAACGTATGTACGTGGCGGTCATGATTAACCCGTATGATCTCAGAGATAAGTCGATCCCGGAGAAAATAGAAGCCAAGGTAAAGCAAGTGACAGATAAAGACTTGATTGTCTATACGAATAACAATAGCTGGGATGAAATGAAAAACTTCAATGCAAGAGAATCGGAAGCACCTGATAAAATTAGACAGAGATTTCGTAACTTTTTCAATCAACAATAG
- the ruvB gene encoding Holliday junction branch migration DNA helicase RuvB — protein sequence MEDRMISGEQQDTDQEIELSLRPETLKQYIGQDQVKNNLSIFIEAAKMRNEPLDHALLYGPPGLGKTTLASIIANEMGVQFRTTAGPAIERAGDLAAILSSLEPGDVLFIDEIHRLPRSVEEVLYPAMEDFCLDIVVGTGPSARSVRLDLPPFTLVGATTRAGLLSAPLRDRFGVHSRLEYYDTKALCSIVERTAEIFSVEIDGAAAVEVARRSRGTPRIANRLLKRVRDIAQVKGETVISKETTKEALNMLQVDAEGLDFIDHKLLKGIMDSFQGGPVGLDTIAATIGEEPQTIEDVYEPFLLQIGYIQRTPRGRVVTPKAYAHFNREVPGS from the coding sequence TTGGAGGATCGCATGATATCTGGAGAACAACAGGATACCGATCAGGAGATTGAGCTTAGTTTACGACCAGAAACTCTGAAGCAGTATATTGGTCAGGATCAGGTGAAAAATAATCTAAGCATCTTCATTGAAGCAGCAAAAATGCGAAACGAGCCGCTTGATCATGCGCTGTTGTATGGACCACCTGGGTTAGGTAAAACCACACTTGCTTCGATCATTGCTAATGAGATGGGCGTTCAGTTTAGAACAACAGCTGGTCCAGCGATTGAGAGGGCTGGGGATTTGGCCGCGATATTATCATCTTTGGAACCAGGGGATGTCCTCTTCATCGATGAAATCCATCGCCTTCCACGTTCTGTAGAAGAAGTCCTCTATCCTGCAATGGAGGATTTCTGTCTTGATATCGTCGTAGGTACGGGGCCAAGTGCCCGTTCTGTAAGGCTCGATCTTCCCCCTTTCACATTGGTCGGTGCCACCACTCGAGCCGGGTTGCTTTCCGCACCTCTCAGAGATCGGTTCGGGGTGCACAGCCGTCTGGAATATTACGATACCAAAGCGCTTTGTTCCATCGTAGAACGGACAGCAGAAATATTTTCTGTTGAAATCGATGGTGCGGCAGCTGTTGAAGTCGCGCGTCGTTCCAGAGGAACCCCAAGGATTGCCAACCGCTTGTTAAAGCGTGTCCGCGATATTGCTCAAGTAAAAGGTGAGACAGTCATTAGCAAGGAAACGACAAAGGAAGCGTTGAACATGCTGCAAGTAGATGCAGAAGGTCTTGATTTTATCGATCACAAGTTGCTGAAAGGGATCATGGATAGCTTCCAGGGAGGGCCTGTAGGCTTGGATACGATTGCCGCAACGATTGGAGAGGAGCCTCAGACGATTGAAGATGTATATGAGCCCTTCTTGCTGCAAATCGGTTATATCCAACGGACACCAAGAGGCCGTGTGGTCACACCTAAAGCCTACGCTCATTTCAACAGGGAGGTGCCTGGCTCTTGA
- the queA gene encoding tRNA preQ1(34) S-adenosylmethionine ribosyltransferase-isomerase QueA has product MDIKQYDFDLPEELIAQVPLEDRTASRLMVCDRTEQTIEHRHFSQITDYLEKGDCLVLNDTKVLPARLYGAKEGTGGKVEVLLLHQTEDDEWDVLVKPAKKVKVGTKIVFGEGKLVAECTELQEHGGRKVKFSYEGIFLEVLESLGEMPLPPYIKEQLSDRDRYQTVYAKEEGSAAAPTAGLHFTKELLEDLQAKGIELAYLTLHVGLGTFRPVSVDQVEEHDMHAEFYQLSGETANQLNTVKEKGGRIISVGTTSTRTLETIIRDHGTFKEASGWTDIFIYPPQKLKAIDGLITNFHLPKSTLIMLVSAFAGRDFILEAYKQAVEERYRFFSFGDAMFIK; this is encoded by the coding sequence ATGGATATCAAGCAATACGATTTTGATTTGCCGGAGGAGCTGATCGCTCAGGTTCCATTAGAAGATCGGACTGCTTCCCGGCTTATGGTTTGTGATCGTACAGAACAAACCATTGAACATCGGCATTTTTCTCAAATCACTGATTACTTAGAAAAAGGTGACTGCCTTGTATTGAATGACACGAAGGTGTTACCTGCTCGGCTATACGGTGCTAAAGAGGGGACCGGTGGAAAAGTAGAGGTCCTTCTTCTTCACCAGACTGAAGATGATGAGTGGGACGTGCTTGTCAAACCCGCGAAAAAGGTAAAAGTAGGCACCAAGATTGTCTTCGGAGAAGGGAAACTTGTAGCCGAGTGTACGGAATTGCAAGAGCATGGAGGACGCAAGGTCAAATTCAGCTACGAAGGCATTTTCCTTGAGGTATTGGAATCTCTAGGAGAGATGCCTTTACCTCCATATATCAAAGAGCAGTTGTCTGATAGAGATCGATATCAGACCGTCTATGCGAAAGAAGAAGGTTCAGCAGCTGCTCCTACAGCCGGACTGCACTTTACAAAAGAACTGTTAGAGGATTTGCAGGCAAAGGGGATCGAACTTGCGTATTTGACACTTCACGTAGGGCTCGGCACCTTCCGACCCGTCAGTGTAGATCAAGTGGAGGAACATGATATGCATGCCGAATTCTATCAGTTGAGTGGAGAAACAGCCAATCAGTTGAATACGGTCAAAGAAAAAGGCGGAAGAATTATATCTGTTGGTACAACCTCAACCAGAACGCTCGAGACGATCATCCGTGATCACGGAACATTCAAAGAGGCAAGCGGTTGGACGGATATCTTCATTTATCCTCCTCAAAAGCTGAAAGCCATCGATGGATTGATTACAAACTTCCATTTGCCGAAGTCCACATTAATTATGCTGGTCAGCGCCTTTGCCGGTCGCGACTTTATTTTAGAAGCCTATAAACAGGCAGTAGAAGAAAGGTATCGTTTCTTCAGTTTTGGAGATGCGATGTTCATAAAATGA
- the yajC gene encoding preprotein translocase subunit YajC, giving the protein MDTLVGLLPIILMFVIFYFLLIRPQQKKQKKVQQMQSDLQKGDRVITIGGLHGTIHAIDEGTLVISVQDGTQLKFDRSSVREKLS; this is encoded by the coding sequence ATGGATACATTAGTAGGTTTACTTCCTATAATCCTAATGTTTGTCATTTTCTATTTCCTATTGATTCGACCGCAGCAAAAGAAACAGAAGAAAGTACAACAAATGCAGTCGGACCTCCAAAAAGGCGATAGAGTTATAACAATCGGAGGACTTCACGGAACGATTCATGCGATTGATGAAGGTACGCTTGTGATTTCTGTACAAGATGGTACTCAACTTAAATTCGATCGTTCATCCGTACGTGAAAAATTGAGCTAA
- the tgt gene encoding tRNA guanosine(34) transglycosylase Tgt, with protein MMAITYELIKTCKQTGARLGKVHTPHGSFETPMFMPVGTLATVKTMSPEELERMGAQIILSNTYHLWLRPGEDIVEEAGGLHKFMNWNGSILTDSGGFQVFSLSDLRKIEEEGVHFRNHISGEKLFLSPEKAMHIQNALGPDIMMAFDECPPYPAEHKYMKDSVERTSRWAERCLEAHKRPHDQGLFGIIQGGEYEDLRRQSARDLTSMDFPGYAIGGLSVGEPKDVMNRVLEFTTPLMPDQKPRYLMGVGSPDSLIDGSIRGIDMFDCVLPTRIARNGTLMTSEGRLVVRNAKYARDFRPIDENCDCHTCRNYSRAYIRHLVKANETFGFRLTTYHNLYFLLNLMRQVREAIREDRLGDFREEFFEMYGFNKPNAKNF; from the coding sequence ATCATGGCAATCACATATGAATTGATTAAAACATGTAAGCAGACAGGCGCACGTTTAGGAAAGGTCCATACTCCACACGGATCTTTTGAAACACCAATGTTTATGCCTGTTGGTACACTAGCAACCGTTAAGACAATGAGTCCGGAAGAGTTGGAGCGCATGGGCGCACAAATCATCCTCTCGAATACGTATCACTTGTGGCTGCGCCCCGGGGAAGACATCGTTGAAGAGGCGGGTGGCCTTCACAAGTTCATGAATTGGAACGGTTCCATTCTAACGGACTCCGGCGGATTCCAAGTCTTCAGTTTGAGTGATCTTAGAAAAATTGAAGAAGAGGGTGTCCATTTCCGTAACCATATTAGTGGGGAAAAGCTCTTCTTATCTCCAGAAAAAGCGATGCACATTCAAAACGCCCTTGGACCGGATATTATGATGGCCTTTGATGAGTGTCCCCCATATCCTGCCGAGCATAAGTACATGAAAGATTCTGTAGAGCGTACGAGCCGCTGGGCTGAGCGCTGCTTGGAAGCACACAAACGTCCGCATGATCAAGGCTTATTCGGGATCATTCAGGGTGGAGAGTATGAAGATTTACGCCGTCAAAGTGCTCGTGACCTGACGTCTATGGACTTTCCGGGTTACGCCATCGGTGGTTTGTCTGTTGGTGAGCCGAAAGACGTTATGAACCGTGTTCTTGAATTCACCACTCCTCTGATGCCGGATCAAAAGCCCCGTTATCTGATGGGTGTCGGTTCTCCTGATTCACTTATCGATGGAAGCATCCGCGGAATCGATATGTTTGACTGTGTACTCCCAACACGAATTGCAAGGAATGGTACGCTGATGACTTCTGAGGGAAGACTTGTTGTGAGAAATGCGAAATACGCACGTGATTTCCGTCCCATTGATGAGAATTGTGATTGCCACACATGCCGGAATTACAGCCGGGCTTATATCCGCCACTTAGTCAAAGCTAATGAAACATTCGGTTTCAGACTTACGACTTATCATAATCTTTATTTTCTGTTAAACTTAATGAGGCAAGTGCGTGAAGCCATTAGAGAAGATCGACTCGGTGACTTTAGAGAAGAATTCTTTGAAATGTATGGTTTCAACAAACCAAACGCAAAGAACTTTTAG
- a CDS encoding YebC/PmpR family DNA-binding transcriptional regulator: MAGHSKWSNIKHRKGAQDAKRGKLFMKLAREIFMAAKQGGGDQETNPALRIAVDKARSNNMPKDNIDRAIKKATGDLEGVNYEEYTYEGYGPGGVAVMVKVLTDNKNRTAADVRHAFNKNDGNLGENGCVSFMFNRSGYLVIDREATEADEEEMMLEVIEAGAEEMETTEEQFEIYTDPESFSDVKQALESSGYVFTTSEVTMIPETYTELGEEGVEKMLKLIDMLEDNDDVQEVYHNLDADEAILEKLS; encoded by the coding sequence ATGGCTGGCCATTCAAAATGGAGTAATATCAAGCATCGAAAAGGTGCTCAAGATGCGAAACGCGGAAAACTCTTCATGAAGCTTGCTCGCGAAATTTTCATGGCGGCGAAACAAGGAGGCGGCGATCAAGAAACCAATCCTGCCCTGCGTATAGCTGTAGATAAAGCAAGATCAAACAATATGCCGAAAGATAACATCGATCGCGCCATTAAGAAAGCGACCGGAGATCTCGAAGGTGTCAATTATGAGGAATATACGTATGAAGGATACGGTCCTGGCGGGGTAGCGGTCATGGTTAAAGTGTTGACAGATAATAAAAACCGTACGGCAGCAGACGTCAGACACGCTTTCAATAAAAATGATGGCAACTTAGGGGAAAACGGCTGCGTGTCCTTCATGTTCAACCGCTCAGGCTATCTCGTCATCGACCGGGAAGCAACAGAGGCCGATGAAGAAGAAATGATGCTTGAAGTCATAGAAGCCGGTGCAGAGGAAATGGAAACAACAGAAGAACAATTTGAGATCTACACAGATCCGGAATCTTTTTCTGATGTAAAACAGGCCTTGGAGTCTAGTGGATATGTGTTTACCACAAGTGAAGTGACCATGATTCCTGAAACCTATACGGAACTAGGTGAAGAAGGCGTGGAAAAAATGTTGAAACTGATTGATATGCTCGAGGATAATGACGACGTTCAAGAAGTCTATCACAACCTTGATGCAGATGAGGCGATTCTGGAAAAATTATCGTGA
- a CDS encoding TIGR04086 family membrane protein: protein MKKLLSGVLGYGVGSIFILMIVFAGVLALLLRFTGMEYETLNQLALVAGISILAIGGMLAAYKGEQKGWLSGGMTGLIFVSAMVLFQVIFENSWVSLPQLSYFGGLVLAAWLGGMIGVNLPRKTVKR, encoded by the coding sequence ATGAAAAAGTTATTGTCAGGGGTCCTGGGGTATGGAGTCGGCTCTATTTTCATTTTGATGATTGTATTTGCTGGAGTGTTAGCACTTTTACTAAGGTTTACTGGGATGGAATATGAGACACTCAATCAATTGGCTTTAGTCGCCGGTATTAGCATATTAGCCATAGGTGGCATGCTGGCTGCTTATAAGGGAGAACAGAAGGGATGGCTCTCTGGAGGGATGACAGGGCTGATCTTCGTCAGTGCCATGGTTCTATTTCAGGTCATTTTTGAAAACTCATGGGTGTCCCTGCCTCAGTTGAGTTATTTTGGAGGCCTGGTTCTTGCTGCCTGGCTTGGAGGCATGATAGGGGTCAACCTGCCAAGGAAAACCGTAAAAAGGTGA
- a CDS encoding aminoglycoside phosphotransferase family protein, with translation MKAEHRMGDSYTDRLFQWMQTEEKLPIEYEQTIKPKVYKIQYDGQPFILKGYRRFHVIEKQVEFFEHWNYAYKIAARPYPFYDRVFTISKLGCDWALFECVEGRHADFSRHMDRKQAVRILHHFHRTTKGIGVLSVPKDPLYVKWERRLEQFEETKDLFTELRKREMYQELHACMSKRLEDFTNHPLGEVEERAWDRNEWLHGDVAHHNFIVGSDKNIKMIDFDLLHTGPRLYDHIQLAQRFLPYVELRKSTLLPYFPHVNDKEIWWKGVLVPADLLREWLYGYRLSLREEASMPRHMRKLEKAWENRKKFVRYAEHML, from the coding sequence ATGAAAGCTGAACATCGAATGGGCGATTCATACACGGATCGCCTTTTTCAATGGATGCAAACAGAGGAAAAGCTTCCGATTGAATATGAACAGACCATCAAACCGAAGGTGTACAAAATCCAGTATGACGGGCAGCCATTTATTTTAAAGGGATACCGCCGGTTTCATGTGATTGAAAAACAAGTGGAGTTTTTCGAACATTGGAATTATGCGTATAAAATAGCTGCAAGACCGTACCCTTTCTATGATCGAGTTTTTACCATCAGTAAACTTGGTTGTGACTGGGCTTTATTTGAATGCGTGGAAGGAAGGCATGCAGACTTCAGCCGGCATATGGACAGAAAACAAGCGGTCCGTATTCTCCATCACTTTCATCGAACAACCAAAGGAATTGGAGTATTGTCGGTTCCTAAAGATCCACTATATGTTAAATGGGAAAGGCGCTTAGAACAATTTGAAGAAACGAAAGATCTATTCACAGAGTTACGGAAGCGGGAAATGTACCAGGAACTGCATGCTTGCATGAGCAAGCGTTTGGAAGATTTTACGAATCATCCCTTGGGGGAAGTTGAGGAGAGAGCCTGGGATCGTAATGAATGGCTTCATGGAGACGTGGCTCATCATAACTTCATTGTCGGTTCCGATAAGAATATAAAAATGATTGATTTTGACCTTTTGCATACAGGTCCTCGTTTATATGATCACATTCAATTGGCTCAGCGTTTTTTACCATACGTGGAGCTTAGGAAATCTACATTGTTGCCGTACTTTCCACATGTTAATGATAAGGAGATCTGGTGGAAAGGGGTCCTCGTCCCGGCTGATCTTTTAAGGGAATGGCTATATGGGTACCGCTTAAGCCTGAGAGAAGAAGCATCAATGCCGCGCCATATGAGAAAATTGGAAAAAGCATGGGAAAACCGGAAGAAGTTTGTCCGATATGCTGAGCATATGCTATGA
- the safA gene encoding SafA/ExsA family spore coat assembly protein, giving the protein MRIHIVQKGDTLWNIAKKYGVDFEQLKSMNTQLSNPDMIMPGMKIKVPQGTKQVKKEAPKKEAPKQQAPAPKKEMPSQPPYKDTSPKPIPKIKEDEKKPVAKGVMEKPMKPMQPINMNMPITMPSIDQQMQNYYTTFHLPQMPMPQPKEESPKEALKEEVKGEKMEDVKGMQSPEQAPMPQQPYYQPMQQPMQQPMQPQAMQPQLVHTDFYCCPPYPVMMPMHMPMHQQPMPMQQPMHMTGDESSDDMVQGVQAGGDCGCGGGQGQQPYGPMMGPWGQSPYGAQQPWEQAPYGGDAAPNGLWTAATSSHGMGSATARLGSTVSTTNGAVGSPTDGPRISTALEGR; this is encoded by the coding sequence GTGAGAATTCACATTGTACAAAAAGGAGATACACTCTGGAACATAGCCAAGAAATACGGGGTCGACTTTGAACAGTTGAAATCCATGAATACCCAGCTTTCCAATCCTGATATGATTATGCCGGGTATGAAAATCAAAGTCCCTCAAGGTACAAAGCAAGTGAAAAAAGAGGCTCCTAAAAAAGAAGCCCCTAAACAACAAGCACCCGCACCTAAGAAGGAAATGCCTTCACAACCACCATATAAAGATACGTCACCAAAACCGATTCCGAAGATTAAAGAAGATGAGAAGAAGCCAGTAGCTAAAGGTGTTATGGAAAAACCGATGAAACCGATGCAGCCCATCAATATGAATATGCCGATTACCATGCCGAGTATTGATCAGCAGATGCAGAATTATTATACAACTTTCCACCTTCCACAAATGCCGATGCCGCAGCCTAAAGAAGAATCACCTAAAGAGGCTCTGAAAGAAGAGGTAAAAGGAGAAAAGATGGAAGATGTGAAGGGGATGCAGTCTCCGGAACAAGCTCCAATGCCTCAGCAGCCGTATTATCAACCCATGCAGCAACCTATGCAGCAACCTATGCAGCCGCAGGCGATGCAGCCACAGTTGGTTCACACAGACTTTTACTGCTGCCCACCGTATCCTGTTATGATGCCGATGCACATGCCTATGCATCAACAGCCGATGCCAATGCAGCAGCCCATGCACATGACGGGGGACGAATCAAGCGATGATATGGTCCAAGGCGTGCAAGCAGGTGGAGACTGTGGGTGTGGTGGCGGACAGGGGCAGCAACCATATGGACCAATGATGGGACCGTGGGGTCAGTCTCCTTACGGCGCTCAGCAGCCATGGGAGCAAGCGCCATATGGGGGGGATGCAGCACCCAATGGGTTATGGACCGCAGCAACCTCCTCACATGGGATGGGGTCAGCCACAGCAAGGTTGGGGTCAACCGTATCCACAACAAATGGGGCAGTGGGATCCCCAACAGATGGGCCAAGGATATCAACAGCCTTGGAGGGAAGATGA
- a CDS encoding BofC C-terminal domain-containing protein has translation MKRWALIVGLAIGVAVLSWSIIDQTPPKTFKDNTPQRVIQGKEEQSESVETLVKPEPLKLTVILKEHYIDGVTETTKKEETIWSMMDFWASYEGWTVEEQELDQVVFQREVDDISPLTKQTGYFGLTEDGELAVFQGLPDQGKVIESFKPIPIKPLESKREHELKQGIKIKDHRHFEQVVRQFSKEEEV, from the coding sequence ATGAAACGATGGGCCTTAATTGTTGGGTTAGCCATAGGCGTTGCTGTATTGAGTTGGTCGATCATTGATCAAACTCCACCGAAAACCTTTAAAGATAACACGCCACAAAGAGTCATCCAGGGCAAGGAGGAGCAATCAGAGTCAGTGGAAACATTGGTTAAGCCTGAACCTTTGAAATTGACAGTCATTCTGAAGGAGCATTATATAGATGGTGTGACAGAAACCACAAAGAAAGAAGAAACCATCTGGTCTATGATGGATTTTTGGGCTTCCTATGAGGGATGGACGGTTGAAGAACAGGAATTGGATCAAGTAGTTTTTCAAAGAGAAGTTGATGATATTTCTCCTTTGACAAAACAGACAGGGTATTTTGGTTTGACAGAGGATGGGGAATTAGCCGTCTTTCAAGGTCTTCCTGATCAAGGGAAGGTCATTGAGTCCTTTAAACCTATCCCCATTAAGCCGCTTGAAAGTAAAAGAGAGCATGAGTTGAAACAGGGGATTAAAATCAAGGACCACCGGCATTTTGAGCAAGTCGTTCGTCAATTTTCCAAAGAAGAGGAAGTATAA